The window GATGGTATTCTCGATCGAAGTGGGTTTCTGGTTGGGTTCGATAGCTAGACATATTGGAAGAGAGGGTTCTGATACCATATCGAATTCATTTTcgagccaactcatccaaaagtccgaaccGATGGAGGcgagcaatatatttcaacactctcCCTAACGTCTAGCCTTATTTAGTCCTTAGACGTGAGATCAATGTAGGCCGCGGGATCTTTTATTTTAATACTGCGTTGGTAGGGTTTTAAATTCAAGACCTATTGGCTCGGATACCATGTAAGATTAGGTAAAACTTCTTGTCGTTTCAGGCCGATGGATTCATGTTATATATTGGGGCGCACCTTCCATAGACAACGCATACAAGGAGTTCGACCCTGAGAAGGATCGTTACAGGAAACTTGAGAGGCAAGGAAGGATTACAAAGAGATGTCAGTGCTAACAAGATATCCTAGGGAAACAGTATGCGTCAGCTTAGAGTCCTAGAACTATACATGTTAACACTAAAAACATTTAGTTCCATTGGAAATAGCTCTATAATATATTTTTCTGCGCATTCGAAACGTCGGTTCTTCTTAGTTGATTTGCCTATGCACTTTATGATGTGTGAACATAAACTAAGCTATGTTAACATAAATGGAAGTTGTctttttttagaaatggaggaggaccccAGCCTctccatctggacgatgcatgtagTTTATTAATTAtttacacaagaccttacaaagtcatacaacagtaggaCTAAAGCCATCGTCTAAGCAATatttgtcgctactcctatccagttgatgtagggatgctgatagtccGGGCTTAATATCAAACATACATTGCATCCAAACATAACATATaatacctgaggtcccaaccaggacgcgtgttaggtatgggcacccaccagtccgacgCATTCCTCAACCAGGATGCCTGTCGGGTATGAGGCTGCCGccgcctgccaccaatccatcttctgtgttgtactgctgcatctaccttgcccggtctagttGCCGTCGACGCCATCATGACGCCCGACAATGCCAtcatcctgcgctcgtccatcatcacacgcccaccggcgagaccccgctgctccatgccgctgagactTGCCGTTGTCGACATGCCAGATGCCATGCCGCTCCTCCGACGCGAAACACCACCTGCTGCCACTGGTCCCATCCCCTTCACCTGCAGCTTCTCAAACCAAGCACCCAAACGCCACAGACGGCGCCTCCAAAAAGGACACGACACACGcagtgccgccgccgcccaatctaaggagatttagggttttcacccgggcaTGGGGTTAGGATGGAGGGCAGGGACCTCGACGACGCCTAGAAGAACGGCGACCCTGGTCGTCGCCACCGTCGGGATGAATGAGTCATTCAGAGTTTCCTCCGGTACGATGTCACCTCTACCAGTCAAAAGATGAGTACATTCTTTGATTAGTCCAACCGAGCTGGACAGAGATCGGTTAAGCAGGACGCCACATTACTTCGGCCCCTAGCCGTTGATCTGCCGGccattattttatttttatttttatttgggcatATTTGAGTTATATCCCCCAGCAGACCTATATTTATTTTGCCTGTACTTAAACTTGTTGTATAGACGTGATGATTGTTTTATCTATAAAGCATAGCGAAAGCCTGTTCATGGTGAGGTTTCTATCATGGCCTCCGGCTCCAACAGGTATGAATATGGAGGTCACAGAAGATGGGAAGGTTCTCAGTAAGTTCGTCAAGTAGCACTTCAATCTTTAAATGCTGCTCATATAGCAGCAGAGAAAGATTCAAACCTGGAACAATTGCTCGTGTCACGCCGGACGGCCTGCCGTAGCCCTTGCTCAGTCTCATTTCCGACGAATCATTCAAACTAGAAGCCTGAAGTTTCCGGGAACCTGCCCAACTTTGGACTCACCTTAAGCTATCTCTGTCCAAATGTCAATAATGGAGGTACGTATGATTGAAAAATCAAATAATTGAACGGTAGGAGCATATATTGCCCACGCTAGTCAAAGTCATCGTCGTCACTTGTACACCATATATCGCGGGCGGCCTTTTTATGAGCAGCTAGTTGGATCTTGCTCTCCCTGACCCAGAgtgaacacatcctcctcctcctccttctcttggATTGGAACACTGGATCTGCTCCAAGATCGATCCTGAACCAAAGCAAGATAAGCAATGGCTCTAGTTGGTCAGGCTGCCATGGTTGCGCAGTTTGCAGGAGTGGACGCATACGGGATCATCAAGATGATCGCCGATGCGGCGCAGACGGTCCGGAGGAACAGAGCCACCTGCCTGCAGCTCGCGCGCCGCGCCAAGATGATCGGAGACCTGCTGCACCAGCTCCACGCCGCGCAGCTCATGCAGCAGCCGGAGACGAGGAATCCGATGGAGCAGCTCGAGGAGACGCTCCGGCGCGCGCTGCTGCTCGTCAGGTCCTGCCAGGGCCGCAGATACCTCTACCGGTGCTTCTTGGGGGCGCGCCACGCCGACGAGCTCCGCGAGGTGCAGGGTGAGATCACCTTCTACCTCCAGCTTTTCCCTCTCGTCAGCCACGTCGACACCACCCTCACCTGGGTCAGACTCCTCAACAAAGGTGCTGCTCCTGAAGCTCCTTCATGCAAAGAGGTACAGCCAGTTCCAAGCCAGTTTTAATTGTTTCTGATAAATCTAGCAGAAACTAAACTCGCGACTGAAGCTCTCTCTTCTGCCTTCCTGATGACTATGGACAACTTATGCTTTGTCATCTGTTTCTTTCTTCCTTTCTACAGGCACCTGTGGTAAGACCATATTTTGTGCCGGATGAATGGTGTTTGCTAGTTTCTCATTCAGGAAGTATACTTTGGCACTCTCTTCTTGTAATATCTACTAACCACCCGTCGGGAAAAAATTATTCTGGCATGTATCTGCAGGAGTTCAAATTGTTGTGCAACTGACCAGTTATTTCTTTTTTCTCATCACTTCATTAAAAGAATTAGCGATTATCTAGCTAGCACAATGTTTCTGCAACTGCTAGTTAGCATTGGGCTTGTTATGTATCGCGTTCGCGCTCTTGTCTCTGGAGAATCTGGCTGGCATAGAGTGAAAATCAAGTTCATCCAATCCAAACTGTGGTTGTAAGTCGGTCTTTCGTTCGTGTGCAAAATAGGTATGTTGGTATTTTTCTTTCCTTGCAGAAGATCAGATCATAGTTGACAACTGACCATGAGAATCTTGTGTATTGTTGTTTGTTTGCCACTCGAGTTATTGGGTGTTCATCTTGCATTCAAAAGCTTACATTTTGATCCATCAAGATCGCAAATTTCCAGTTTCGGAGGCGCAGTCGCGGTTGCAGGTGCCGTTGGACCATTGTTTTGGGTACCGCTCGAAATTTCGCGATCCTGAGCGGTTACTGCGTTTACCGCTACCCCATGGAAAACACTCATACCAAGCAAAAAAATTCGAGtttttttgaaatttgaattcAAACGATCACTCTGCTGTTAAATAAGCGGCATCTCTCATGTAGCAACAGCGCCCACATTGGCATAGTGACAAAGGCTTGCTTTGTGGAGTTGCAGGTCGCGGGTTCGAGTCTTACCTTCAacactttttctttcttttttagaaTGCGAAAGTAAAAAACTAACAGAGTTGAAAAATTCTGGAGCCGCAGGAGTCAAACTCGAAATCTCTGACCAAGCGGCATCGGTGGGTGCGTGTGTTCAGCCACTACACTAGGAGAAAGACTGTGATGTCATAGAGTTAAAAGATTATCTATATCAACtttgaaatatttgaattcaaaatttgattTTGAATTTCGTCCGAATTTTTTCCGGTATTTCGTGGTTACCGTGGGAACCGTGAATTTCGGTGCCCCTCGAGAAAAAAGGCTCGCTTGGGATCCAAAACCTTGCATTGGACCATCAGTGTAAAGAAACTTCCATGCCCTCACATGGCGCAAGTGCAACCCTCCAGGTTCAAAGGGTAGCCTGTGTATTGCATCACACATGACTTTGCTTGAAGGCCCTCTCTCATCTACATAAGCAAAGGTAGCTTTTCTATACTTTATTATTTCAGGAAAAAGAATCATCTTACCGAAAATAGCAACAATAGCTCTTGCCATTCTGCGTCACATCTGATCTTGACTTGTATTTTTTCACCCGCTTCAACCTCAGGATTCTGAAGAGTATGAGGTGAATTCGGAAGCAGCAATAAGTCTCAAGCCCAGTGCCACTGTACAAATGATCCAGGCTTCTGAGCTGATAGAAAATTAGAAGAGCGAATATAGGACCTTGGTTGCAGCAAAACTTGCCTCCTTTCAACTTCTTTTGATCCCAAAGAAACCCGTTTTGCAATGCCCGCGGCCATAGTTACAGATTTACATAAACTGCAGAGATAATACTGGTATTCACACATGGTTCTTGTTTACCTTGTAACTTCGTATGGCCATTGGGCGCGCAAAGTTTTTGCATAGGCCGAGCTACATGGTACCTACTATCTAGACCGTCAGTTTGCCTCGTgatatattttttttaaaaaaggaggATGGCcccgggcctctgcatctgggagatgcatacggccactttattaattattctcgaggaccttacaaagtattacaaacaatatacctgaatccaccatcttggcaacatatgccactactcttatccatatgatgaagggatgctaGCTGGGCCCCTACCCAAACTACTCACCtaaacctaacatcaaaagccggaagccccagccgagccacataccgggtctggggcacaatccggtcagacacaCTCTTGCGTCGTCGccaccatcttccacaggtccgtcttcagatgaTATTGAGTCTTCTACCTTGTGAAGGCCACAtcagccatcgacgtcaccatgacgccagacagctacctcctcctgcgcgagtccatctcggcgcatcggacgccgagcctccacggcgccatgccgccgatctccgccgccatcaatgagtgagatgaagtACCGCTTCACCACGGCAAGTACAAGGTGAGGAAGGGCGAGGTCGCCATCGGAGACACGGTCGGAAGATAAGCACCGCAGCCACGGAGCTGCAACGCGGTAGATCAGACGGGCCGCCACCAAGGACCAGACAAACTCGCCATGCACACCCAGCATCCCCAGGCCCAaatcggcgccttcaagaaggtgacgacgctgtggcgccgccgccgcttagccaccggggctagggttttcacccgggcgtaggggaaggggggaggcaggggaggtatagcctcggcgccgccaccaaggagggaatGGCGTCCGGGACGCCATCGACGCCGTGACCGCCACCGGCGGCCAAAGGTTTCCCCCGGCCAAGCACCTTGCCGCCACCTCCGAACCAGCCACAACATGAGCCAGGCCGGCCGGAGGTCATGCATCACGAGCGGATCAGATCGCCTCCGATCTGACGAGGGGAGCCCGGGGCCTCCCCGTGCCACGACCAGCGCCCACCGGGACCTCGCTGCCCGCGCAGCCGAGGGGATCCGGCCTACCTCACCGACGAGCACTCCCTGCCGTTGGAGTAGTGTCGTCCGCACCAGCGAGGCCGCCGCCTCAGATCCCACCAGCGCGCGCCACCCGACGCGCTGGCCGCCGAGTTCCGCCGCCGCGCCCGAGGGAGGAACCCCCCGCGGCCCCTACTCCAGGCGAAGGCAGgcgagatcccgccgccgccggcaccgcgcGAGCTTtgctcggcggcggcgggaggagaggaANNNNNNNNNNNNNNNNNNNNNNNNNNNNNNNNNNNNNNNNNNNNNNNNNNNNNNNNNNNNNNNNNNNNNNNNNNNNNNNNNNNNNNNNNNNNNNNNNNNNNNNNNNNNNNNNNNNNNNNNNNNNNNNNNNNNNNNNNNNNNNNNNNNNNNNNNNNNNNNNNNNNNNNNNNNNNNNNNNNNNNNNNNNNNNNNNNNNNNNNNNNNNNNNNNNNNNNNNNNNNNNNNNNNNNNNNNNNNNNNNNNNNNNNNNNNNNNNNNNNNNNNNNNNNNNNNNNNNNNNNNNNNNNNNNNNNNNNNNNNNNNNNNNNNNNNNNNNNNNNNNNNNNNNNNNNNNNNNNNNNGGCAGATCCCAGTCGGTCGCTTACACCAAATAATCAGAAGCCAGCCTGCCTCGTGATATATGCAGCTCATCAGTCTTTGTGGCATGTTTTGCAGATGATTAGTAGGAGATGTCATGTCGTTTCTGTCATGCATGCTAGTCCATAGGGTCCACTGTTCACTGGCAGCAGATGTCACTGTTCCTCTCGTGACGTTGTTGGCGATAGCCGAAGAATCTTTCAGCCTATTTAAAAATCTTGTGGCACTGTTCAATGTCCAGCGCTGACCTCCCCTCCTATCTCTACTATTCCTCCAATGCACTGACTAAAGAAATAAAATATCTTCCTATTCTCGCTTCTTCTATTCAGGACATCTGTACTCTTTCCTTTTTATGAAAAAAAGGGTATAGCCCGGACTTAGCTATGCATGTTAGTAGTTTCTTCAAAAGAGAGTGAGGAGAGAGAGAGCGCGCGCTTCGTGCATGCATGTGAGATTGCTGACAAAGAGAGaaaacatgagaagagagagattgTGTTGAGCATGCATGTCAGACTGTTTTGATAAGAGTGAACACGAGGAGAGAGAGCTTTGTGCATGCATGTGCGACAGAGAAAAAAGTGAGTAGAGGGAGGGGAAAATATCTAATGATACCAAGCTTTAGGTGACACCATGATACAAGCTTCTGGGCGTTGGATTCTCAAATCTGCCGGCTCTCAGTAACTCTGCAACATTTGCAAAAAAATCTATGAGGAGTCAAGAAATTGTGCATAGGTCCAGCAGATCCAACAGCTTTTGGATGCCGTCCAATCTAAGAATCTGACGGTCCACATGACCGTATCACGGTAACATTTAAGCCCCGGTAGCACCAGATACTCACTCGTAGAGGGAGACTGTGTTCTGCATGCATGTCCAGAGTTGAGAGACAGAGTTGAAGCGTGAACAGTAGAGGTGCTAGATGATTAAGCGTGTTCTGCACACATCCACATGCACCTGGGTGCAGCTTGTACGGTGGCGATAAAGGGTGCTGTGTAGCCCGTCCTAAGAAGAACCACTCTCGGCATTGGGCGTACCTTGGAGTTTCTCCGTAACTGCGAATGACCATTAGGCGTACCTTGGAGTTTGTCCAAACAGGCATACGCCTCACTTTATACTAATAAAGCCATACGGCAAAATGATACTACCTCCGTCTAGCGTACAAAAACATTTTATATTTTGACACGGAGATAGTACAAAATATCAACGAAATCCTTCAGAGCTGGTCAAAGAAAATACACtacaaaacaagcaaaaacacgctAAAAATGTGCAATTGTGCACCACTAAACGCCTCACGTATGCGGTCGAGATAAAGCACAGAACATACGTCGTCACTCTTGAGGGATCGCCCCTCATTGACAATGGCCCCAAGAGGGACACAAAGCGAAGTGCCGCTACCGTCGTGCGAGTCGAAGCGGACGAAAGGTTTCACTGGAaagtgtagagagagagagagagtgtcagGCGGTGGCTCAAGAGGAGAGCGACACCCACAAGCATCGCCGACACCAGCATTGAGGTGCAAAGCTTTCGCTTGTTCTCCCCTACCCATCAGATCGAGGGACGCCTACCCCGATGGAGACCCCACATCAGCATATCATGGAATCTAGATTCGAATCAATAGTTAACATTCATTGCTTTTAAAATTTGTTTTGCGGTGGAACCTACAATaatgtgttgttcttacttgaaaaaacataCTTATAGTTATACCCTCTATGAAAGAATCTACAAATTCAAGGGAATAATTAAGATAGCAACTGACCATAAAATAAACTTCGGGATTCCAACAAACCCCTCATGCAATAATTCATAAACTTAAGGTTAGGTAATTTTGTCACCCCAACCACCCATTATAGATAAAGTAATCACGCAATGCTCTCCTCTaggctcttagagcatctccaacagacgcgaTACATAAGCCGCGCTGTGGAGAAGATGCTTATATAGCACGCGCGACCAAAAGCAGTGCTCCAGTAGAAGCTGTAAAATAGAGCGTGCACAAAAACAAAGCTGTAACTTTAGCGCACGCGGGCTACCGGGCTGCAGATTTGGGGCGCCGGCTTGTGCGTGCAGGCTCCTGCATGTGGGGCCGCGGGGTTTGGCGTCGTGTTTTTGTGCGTCTGGTAAACCTCCCGCACGCAAAAACATTATTTCAGTGCTGCAAAACTTTTTTAGTGTGCCGCGCTACCacgttctgttggagatgctcttaacagTGAAGTAATACACAACCAACATTCGCATATCACCACTAGAGAATTACACCACAACACAATATCAAAACATTGAATTATATTCCACTTCACAAGTAGCAACAAGGTTTATCCCATGTCATCAGGAACGTAACAAACTACTCACATGACATCATATGGACCATTATCAATGAAGATGAAATTATAATTAGCAATCTAAACACATACATCTTTCACAAACAAAACTTCTAAGCATCTACTACGGATAGTGAAGTTATCTCAGTAAAGGCTCTAAGGTAATAGTTCATAGATTGCAAACTAAGGTTGGAGATGGATGACAGTCAAGAGGGTGCTAATGATGATGTTGATCCCCACGATAAACAACGCGTTAGTGATGTCGAATGCTTCAAATTCCCCCTTTCAGAGGGAAAGGATTTCAGAGAAACAACCCTTCGGGAGCAAAAAGTGCTCTGCTACCTTGTAGATGGCAGCGAAAAATTCCTGTAAAATCCATGACATGGTTTTAGGGTAATATAGTATCAATGGGAACCATATCTGGTGGGGGTCTCTTCTGGGCCCCACGCATGCAAACCATACGATCGGGGGTGGCCGAGTGTGCATGCTGCATGCACCCCATAGCCCCCTCAAGGTAGGCTCAACACCCCTGTCTTGTTCAGACgtgaaaataattgccatatttttcttggaatttttggatctTTGGAAAATACTTTCCTTCACTTGTCCTTATTTTGCTCCTTTTCTGCAAATTTCCGATAACCCCCTCCTCCAGTAGGTCATGGAAATTGAAAGGGAAATGCATTAGGATTGATCCATAATGTGCAAAATATAGATAATAAAGAGAAATTTATAGTAAGAAAtagtgatacaaaatggacgtatgagGTCCACCAAGCTTAACCTCGCTTGTCCCCAAGTGAATGCCGAGCTTGATAAACTTGACAATAGGTTTATGAAGTGAGAAGTCGATAATAAAGAATACATACTTGAAATCATCACTATTTACTTTCATGACTAAACATTACCCCCTCCGTTATATAATGTAGTACATGTAGATTTTTTAAGAAGTCAAACCTCAAAAACTTTGACCAAATTTGTGGAGAAATATATTTACATCTGAAATGTCAAGCATATATTATTAGGTTCATCCTAAAacgtagtttcatattttatatatttagtattgtagatataaatagttttctctataaacatggtcaaagtttacaaagcttgactttccaagaaatctataggcactacgttTTGGAATGGAGGGATTATAAACATCAATCCCTTCTTACAAAAGTTCCTATGAGGAGGTCATGATACCCTTTACATGGAATAGTTTAATAACAACTAAAAGTTTCTTGAGTGTAGCAAACATTGTTCCCAGTCATTAAACAATTGCATTAGTCTTATTTTTCCAAAAGGGTCTTTGTCAAAGTTGTTGACGAACAAATATCACATGCTTAATTATCTCTTAGTCTTTAAAAATTggctagcacacaggagcaaatttTTAGAAAAAAATGATTCAACTGGACAAGGAAAAATAGACAGGATTTTGCTCCTTCCCTTGCTGTCTAGGAGCTGGTATGTAGGCCTAAAAATAAGGGTGGCTTGGGTATCCTGAATCTGGTTGTGCAAAATGAGGCCCTATTGATGAAGCATGTAAACAAGATTTACAACAAGATGGATGTACCATGGGTGCAACTGATCTGGACTACTTATTATCACAATGGGGTTCCTCATGCAACTTCTATTtatggatctttttggtggagGGACAACTTCAAGCTCATGGAAAAGTCTAGATTTGTCACCTTTGTTCAGGTTAATAAAGGTGACTCTGTTCTTTTTTGGTCTGACTGCTGGCACCTGGCAGGTTGGAAACTCAATTGCCCCATGGCATCAGAGATTCGTGAGGTTGTTCTCCTATGCCATTGACCCACTGGATTTAGTCAGGGATTTTTTGGATTGCCAAAAATTAGATTCCTTGTTCCACTTACCTTTGTCTAATCAGGCCTATCAGGAGATGCAAACAATCAAACGTTGCATGGATAATATGGAGCCAAATGAGGCTATGGAGAACTCTTGACTGTGGAGGGATGGTGGCAAGATTTACACAACAAAGAGATATTACACTTATGTCCACAAGCCCATTGTCTCTAGCCCCCTTTTGAATTGAATTTGGGCTTCCAGTTGTACTATGAAAATCATGGTTTTTGCATGGATGTTAGTGATGGATTGGTTAAATACACAAGAG is drawn from Triticum dicoccoides isolate Atlit2015 ecotype Zavitan chromosome 4A, WEW_v2.0, whole genome shotgun sequence and contains these coding sequences:
- the LOC119286035 gene encoding cell number regulator 13-like; translation: MALVGQAAMVAQFAGVDAYGIIKMIADAAQTVRRNRATCLQLARRAKMIGDLLHQLHAAQLMQQPETRNPMEQLEETLRRALLLVRSCQGRRYLYRCFLGARHADELREVQGEITFYLQLFPLVSHVDTTLTWVRLLNKGAAPEAPSCKEAPVVRPYFVPDEWCLLVSHSGSILWHSLLVISTNHPSGKNYSGMYLQEFKLLCN